One genomic segment of Mangifera indica cultivar Alphonso chromosome 6, CATAS_Mindica_2.1, whole genome shotgun sequence includes these proteins:
- the LOC123219007 gene encoding putative disease resistance protein RGA3, with protein sequence MEMTKMVLEQFASITRQQAEEWIRLIAGAGHEVERLQSNLLSIQAVLDDAENRQVKENAVSVWLAKLKDVSYDIDDVLDEWNTKLQKLKIKKAEAAFNPLKKVCSFILHYLGCRPLVMLYDIGVKIKDLDRKLDIIAKEKETFNFRSMTNGNKEIERPTTISVVDLTHVYGREDDKNIIVDLLLNQSSCTQDLCIISIVGMGGIGKTTLAKVAFNDDKVSTHFEIKIWVCVSEPFDELRIAKAILESLTNNAPNLHELETVVQNIRQVLDKKKFLLILDDVWTENPKNWENLKSSLTCGSPESRIVVTTRKEEVANVIGTTKIISLGTLLEDKCWLLFSGIAFFGKTIEESNELVEIGRKIVQKCKGLPLAVKTLASLLRYKRTVDEWENILQSEIWEIKEVKQEVFRPLLLSYYDLPCTLKKCFLYCAIFPKDYEIDIEKLIWLWMAHGYVKSMSNRDMKLVGDEYFETLAMRSFFQDFEEEPTEIRIRSCKMHDMVHDFAQFLTQNECYAMEVAGVGELELDSTYDRVRHSLIMIQEEASFPSSIYTRNTFLRSLVVDCNYNTNPKIVLSKLIDQLAYLRSLSLNNCSIEEIPVEIKGLIHLRYLDLSQNHKIKKLPETLCELHNLQTLDISGCIALRNLPRGMGNLINMRHLLNRATISISYMPQGLERLTGLRTLRLFVMSDGSYGSKACSIECLRNFKGLQCLSIRGFGKLTDAAKVKGIELINKKNLRDLGVNFQGSKNEGQDYEELLEALQPPPNLMTLFLVNYKGNTMFPNWMVSLNKLRKLSLLNCVNCEHLPPLGKLSSLEILIIWGMKRVKRVGNEFLGIENDTKSASSSVIAFPNLKYLWFYYMEDWEEWNYDITKRGDGDITVMLSLKTLEISGCLKLRSLPSHLRQMSTLKKEFYNCPLLDEQRTDNSSSSSASHQLQQ encoded by the exons ATGGAAATGACAAAg ATGGTGTTGGAACAATTCGCTTCAATCACTCGTCAACAGGCAGAAGAATGGATTAGGCTGATTGCAGGTGCTGGCCACGAAGTTGAAAGGCTTCAAAGCAACTTACTGTCCATTCAAGCTGTGCTTGATGATGCTGAGAACAGACAGGTTAAGGAAAACGCCGTGAGTGTTTGGTTAGCCAAACTTAAAGACGTGTCTTATGACATTGACGATGTGCTGGATGAGTGGAACACGAAGcttcagaaattgaaaattaagaaagcTGAAGCTGCATTTAATCCACTGAAAAAGGTATGTTCCTTCATTCTTCACTATCTCGGTTGTAGGCCATTGGTTATGCTATACGACATTGGTGTCAAGATAAAAGATCTTGATAGAAAACTTGATATTATTGCTAAGGAAAAAGAGACGTTCAACTTTAGATCAATGACGAATGGTAACAAAGAAATAGAGCGACCAACGACAATCTCTGTTGTTGACTTAACACATGTTTATGGAAGAGAAGATGATAAGAATATAATTGTGGATTTATTACTGAATCAGAGTAGTTGTACGCAAGACCTCTGCATCATCTCTATAGTAGGGATGGGGGGAATTGGTAAAACAACTCTTGCCAAAGTAGCTTTTAACGATGATAAGGTGAGCACTcattttgagattaaaataTGGGTATGCGTTTCTGAGCCTTTTGATGAGCTTAGGATTGCCAAAGCAATTCTTGAATCTCTTACAAATAATGCACCAAACTTACATGAGTTAGAAACTGTGGTGCAAAACATACGTCAAGTTTTAGACAAAAAGAAGTTTCTTCTTATCTTAGACGATGTATGGActgaaaatccaaaaaattgggaaaatttgaaatcttcTCTTACATGTGGTTCTCCAGAAAGTAGAATTGTGGTGACCACACGAAAAGAGGAAGTTGCAAATGTCATAGGAACTACCAAAATTATCTCACTAGGGACACTTCTTGAGGATAAGTGTTGGTTATTGTTTAGTGGAATTGCTTTTTTTGGAAAAACCATTGAAGAATCTAATGAATTGGTGGAAATTGGTAGGAAAATTGTCCAAAAGTGTAAGGGTTTGCCACTTGCTGTAAAAACTTTAGCTAGTCTTTTGCGTTATAAAAGAACTGTTGATGAATGGGAAAATATCTTACAAAGTGAAATTTGGGAAATAAAAGAGGTAAAACAAGAGGTTTTTCGACCTCTACTATTAAGTTATTATGATTTACCTTGTACTTTGAAAAAATGTTTCTTATATTGTGCCATTTTTCCAAAGGATTATGAAATAGATATAGAAAAATTGATTTGGTTATGGATGGCCCATGGTTATGTGAAGTCAATGTCAAATAGGGATATGAAGTTAGTCGGTGATGAGTATTTTGAAACCTTAGCAATGCGttctttctttcaagattttgaagaagaacCTACTGAAATTAGAATAAGGTCTTGCAAAATGCATGATATGGTACATGATTTTGCTCAATTTCTTACCCAAAATGAATGTTATGCAATGGAGGTTGCTGGAGTTGGGGAGCTAGAATTGGACTCTACTTATGATAGAGTCAGACATTCACTGATAATGATTCAAGAAGAGGCCTCCTTTCCTAGCTCCATATATACTAGAAATACTTTTCTACGTAGCCTTGTGGTTGATTGTAATTACAATACTAACCCTAAGATAGTTTTGTCCAAATTAATTGATCAGTTGGCATATTTAAGGTCACTCTCTTTGAACAATTGCTCCATTGAAGAAATTCCTGTAGAAATAAAAGGATTAATACACTTAAGGTATCTTGATTTGTcacaaaaccataaaataaaaaaattgcccGAAACATTGTGTGAGCTGCACAATCTACAGACGTTAGACATTAGTGGGTGTATAGCTCTCAGAAACCTACCTCGAGGGATGggaaatttaattaacatgAGACATTTGTTGAATAGGGCAACTATTAGTATAAGTTACATGCCACAAGGTTTAGAACGATTGACTGGTCTACGAACATTACGACTATTTGTCATGAGTGATGGCAGTTATGGTAGTAAAGCATGTTCCATTGAATGTCTTAGAAACTTCAAAGGCCTTCAATGTCTTAGTATAAGAGGCTTTGGAAAGTTGACAGATGCAGCTAAGGTCAAGGGAATAGAGTTAATCAATAAGAAAAACCTGCGTGATTTGGGTGTAAACTTTCAGGGGAGTAAAAATGAGGGGCAAGATTATGAAGAACTTCTTGAAGCATTGCAACCACCCCCAAATTTAATGACGCTATTTCTGGTAAATTATAAAGGCAACACCATGTTCCCTAATTGGATGGTGTCATTAAACAAATTGAGAAAGTTAAGTTTGTTGAATTGTGTAAACTGTGAGCATTTGCCTCCTTTGGGTAAGTTATCATCCCTTGAAATTCTTATCATATGGGGAATGAAGAGAGTGAAAAGAGTGGGTAATGAGTTTTTGGGAATAGAGAATGATACCAAATCAGCATCTTCATCAGTAATTGCTTTTCCAAACTTAAAATATCTATGGTTTTATTATATGGAAGACTGGGAAGAGTGGAATTACGATATTACGAAGAGAGGAGACGGAGATATTACAGTCATGCTATCTCTTAAGACCTTGGAAATTTCAGGCTGCCTCAAATTGAGATCACTGCCTAGCCATCTTCGTCAGATGTCAACGTTGAAGAAggaattttataattgtcctcTTCTCGACGAACAGAGAACCGAtaactcatcatcatcttcagcAAGCCATCAACTGCAACAATGA
- the LOC123218644 gene encoding putative disease resistance protein RGA3 produces the protein MPELLVEIVLEQFASITRQQAEEGIRLIAGAGQEVERLQSNLRSIRAVLDDAENRQAKDNDVRVWLAKLKDVSYDIDDVLDEWNTKLQKLKIKKAEAAFNPLKKVCFFILHYLGCRPLVMRYDIGVKIKDLDRKLDIIATEKERFTFRSITRGNKGIQRPMTTSVVDLTEVYGREGDKNTIIDLLLNQSNCMQDLYIISIVGMGGIGKTTLAKLVFNDDKVSTHFEIKIWVCVSEPFDELRIAKAILESLTNSASNLHELETVVQNIHQVLERKKFLLVLDDVWTENPKNWENLKPSLTCGSLESRILVTTRKEKVANVIGTTKIISLGTLPENKCWLLFSRIAFFGKTIEESNKLVEIGRKLVQKCKGLPLAIKTLASLLRYKKTFDEWQNILENEIWELEEVEQEVFRPLLLSYCDLPYTLKKCFLHCAIFPKDYKINIEKLIWLWMAHGYVKSKPNKDIELVSEEYFETLAIHSFFQDFEKRTDEIRIRFCKMHDIVHDFAQFLTQNECYAMEVAGVGEIELDSTYDRVRHSMIKIQKGSSFPSSICTGNTFLRSLVVDCNYGTNPKIVLSKLVDQLAYLRSLSLNNCSIEEIPVEIKGLIHLRYLDLSQNHKIKKLPETLCELHNLQTLDISGCIALRKLPRGMGNLINMRHLLNRATISISYMPQGLERLTGLRTLRPFVISDGSYGSKACSIECLRNFKGLQCLSIRGFGKLTDAAKVKGIELINKKNLRDLGVNFQGSNNEGQDYEELLEALQPPPNLMTLFLVNYKGNTMFPNWMVSLNKLRKLSLLNCVNCEHLPPLGKLSSLEILIIWGMKRVKRAGNEFLGIENDTKSASSSVIAFPNLKYLWFYYMEDWEEWNYDITKRGDGDITVMLSLKTLEISGCLKLRSLPSHLRQMSTLKKEFYNCPLLDEQRTDNASSSASHQLQQ, from the coding sequence ATGCCTGAATTACTTGTGGAGATTGTGTTGGAACAATTTGCTTCAATCACTCGTCAACAGGCAGAAGAAGGGATTAGGCTGATTGCAGGTGCTGGCCAAGAAGTTGAAAGGCTTCAAAGCAACTTACGGTCCATTCGAGCTGTGCTTGATGATGCTGAGAACAGGCAGGCTAAGGACAACGACGTGAGAGTTTGGTTAGCCAAGCTTAAAGACGTGTCTTATGACATTGACGATGTGCTGGATGAGTGGAACACGAAGcttcagaaattgaaaattaagaaagcTGAAGCTGCATTTAATCCACTGAAAAAGGTGTGTTTCTTCATTCTTCACTATCTCGGTTGTAGGCCATTGGTTATGCGCTACGACATTGGTGTCAAGATAAAAGATCTTGATAGAAAACTTGATATTATTGCTACGGAAAAAGAGAGGTTCACCTTTAGATCAATCACAAGGGGTAACAAAGGAATACAACGGCCAATGACAACCTCTGTTGTTGATTTAACAGAGGTTTATGGAAGAGAAGGTGATAAGAATACAATTATAGATTTATTACTGAATCAGAGTAACTGTATGCAAGACCTCTACATCATCTCCATAGTAGGGATGGGAGGAATTGGTAAAACAACTCTTGccaaattagtttttaatgaTGATAAGGTGAGCACTCATTTTGAGATCAAAATATGGGTATGCGTTTCTGAGCCTTTTGATGAGCTTAGGATTGCCAAAGCAATTCTTGAATCTCTTACAAATAGTGCGTCAAACTTACATGAGCTAGAAACTGTGGTGCAAAACATACATCAAGTTTTAGAAAGAAAGAAGTTTCTTCTTGTCTTAGACGATGTATGGActgaaaatccaaaaaattggGAAAATTTGAAGCCTTCTCTCACATGTGGTTCTCTAGAAAGTAGAATTTTGGTGACCACACGAAAAGAGAAAGTTGCAAATGTCATAGGAACCACCAAAATTATCTCACTAGGTACACTTCCTGAGAATAAGTGTTGGTTACTGTTTAGTCGAATTGCTTTTTTTGGAAAAACCATTGAAGAATCTAATAAATTGGTGGAAATTGGTAGGAAACTTGTCCAAAAGTGTAAGGGTTTGCCGCTTGCTATAAAGACTTTAGCTAGTCTTTTACGttataaaaaaacttttgatGAATGGCAAAATAtcttagaaaatgaaatttgggAATTAGAAGAGGTAGAACAAGAGGTTTTTCGACCTCTACTATTAAGTTATTGTGATTTACCCTATACTTTGAAAAAATGTTTCTTACATTGTGCCATTTTTCCGAaggattataaaataaatatagaaaaattgattTGGTTATGGATGGCCCATGGTTATGTGAAGTCAAAGCCAAATAAGGATATAGAGTTAGTCAGCGAAGAGTATTTTGAAACTTTAGCAATAcattctttctttcaagattttgaaaaaagaacTGATGAAATTAGAATAAGGTTTTGCAAGATGCATGATATAGTACATGACTTTGCTCAATTTCTTACCCAAAATGAATGTTATGCAATGGAGGTTGCTGGTGTTGGGGAGATAGAATTGGACTCTACTTATGATAGAGTTAGACATTCAATGATAAAGATTCAAAAGGGGTCCTCATTTCCTAGCTCCATATGTACTGGAAATACTTTTCTACGTAGCCTTGTCGTTGATTGTAATTATGGTACTAACCCTAAGATAGTTTTGTCCAAATTAGTTGATCAGTTGGCATATTTAAGGTCACTCTCTTTGAACAATTGCTCCATTGAAGAAATTCCTGTAGAAATAAAAGGATTAATACACTTAAGGTATCTTGATTTGTcacaaaaccataaaataaaaaaattgcccGAAACATTGTGTGAGCTACACAATCTACAGACCTTAGACATTAGTGGGTGTATAGCTCTCAGAAAACTACCTCGAGGGATGggaaatttaattaacatgAGACATTTGTTGAATAGGGCAACTATTAGTATAAGTTACATGCCACAAGGTTTAGAACGATTGACTGGTCTACGAACATTACGACCATTTGTCATAAGTGATGGCAGTTATGGTAGTAAAGCATGTTCCATTGAATGTCTTAGAAACTTCAAAGGCCTTCAATGTCTTAGTATAAGAGGCTTTGGAAAGTTGACAGATGCAGCTAAGGTCAAGGGAATAGAGTTAATCAATAAGAAAAACCTGCGTGATTTGGGTGTAAACTTTCAGGGGAGTAACAATGAGGGGCAAGATTATGAAGAACTTCTTGAAGCATTGCAACCACCCCCAAATTTAATGACGCTATTTCTGGTAAATTATAAAGGCAACACCATGTTCCCTAATTGGATGGTGTCATTAAACAAATTGAGAAAGTTAAGTTTGTTGAATTGTGTAAACTGTGAGCATTTGCCTCCTTTGGGTAAGTTATCATCCCTTGAAATTCTTATCATATGGGGAATGAAGAGAGTGAAAAGAGCGGGTAATGAGTTTTTGGGAATAGAGAATGATACCAAATCAGCATCTTCATCAGTAATTGCTTTTCCAAACTTAAAATATCTATGGTTTTATTATATGGAAGACTGGGAAGAGTGGAATTACGATATTACGAAGAGAGGAGACGGAGATATTACAGTCATGCTATCTCTTAAGACCTTGGAAATTTCAGGCTGCCTCAAATTGAGATCACTGCCTAGCCATCTTCGTCAGATGTCAACGTTGAAGAAggaattttataattgtcctcTTCTCGACGAACAGAGAACCGATAACGCATCATCTTCAGCAAGCCATCAACTGCAACAATGA
- the LOC123219010 gene encoding putative disease resistance protein RGA3 — protein MAEFLVEMVLEQFASITRQQAEEGIRLIAGADQEVQRLQSNFGSIQALLDDAENRQVKENAVRDWLAKLKDVSYDIDDVLDEWNTKLQKLKIKKAEAAFNPLKKVCFFILHYLGCRPLVMRYDIGVKIKDLDRKLNIIAAEKERFTFRSIAKGNADIQRPTTTSVVDLTKVYGREDDKNRIVDLLLSQSSCTQDLYIISIVGMGGIGKTTLIKSVFNDNKVSTHFEIKIWVCISEPFDELRIAKAILESLTNSAPNLHELETVVQNIRQLLDRKKFLLILDDVWTEDPKNWENLKSSLTCGSPKSRILVTTRKKEVANVIGTTKIILLGTLPEDKCWLLFSQIAFSGETIEESNELVEIGRKLVQKCKGLPLAVKTLASLLYYKKTFDEWQNILDSEIWEIERVEQEVFRPLLLSYCDLPCT, from the coding sequence ATGGCTGAATTCCTTGTGGAGATGGTGTTGGAACAATTTGCTTCAATCACTCGTCAACAGGCAGAAGAAGGGATTAGGCTGATTGCAGGTGCTGACCAAGAAGTTCAAAGGCTTCAAAGCAACTTCGGGTCCATTCAAGCTCTGCTTGATGATGCTGAGAACAGACAGGTTAAGGAAAACGCCGTGAGAGATTGGTTAGCCAAGCTTAAAGACGTGTCTTATGACATTGACGATGTGCTGGATGAGTGGAACACGAAGcttcagaaattgaaaattaagaaagcTGAAGCTGCATTTAATCCACTGAAAAAGGTATGTTTCTTCATTCTTCACTATCTCGGTTGTAGACCATTGGTTATGCGCTATGACATTGGTGTCAAGATTAAAGATCTTGATagaaaactaaatattattgCTGCGGAAAAAGAGAGGTTCACCTTTAGATCAATTGCAAAGGGGAACGCAGATATACAACGGCCAACGACAACCTCTGTTGTTGATTTAACAAAGGTTTATGGGAGAGAAGATGATAAGAATAGAATTGTAGATTTATTGTTGAGTCAGAGTAGTTGTACGCAAGACCTCTACATCATCTCTATAGTAGGGATGGGAGGAATTGGTAAAACAACTCTCATCAAATCAgtttttaatgataataaggTGAGCACTcattttgagattaaaataTGGGTATGCATTTCCGAGCCCTTTGATGAGCTTAGGATTGCTAAAGCAATTCTTGAATCTCTTACAAATAGTGCACCAAACTTACATGAGCTAGAAACTGTGGTACAAAACATACGTCAACTTTTAGACAGAAAGAAGTTTCTTCTTATCTTAGACGATGTATGGACTGAAGATCCAAAAAATTgggaaaatttgaaatcttcTCTTACGTGTGGTTCTCCAAAAAGTAGAATTTTGGTGACCACACGAAAAAAGGAAGTTGCAAATGTCATAGGAACCACCAAAATTATCCTACTAGGGACACTTCCTGAGGATAAGTGTTGGTTATTATTTAGTCAAATTGCTTTTTCTGGAGAAACCATTGAAGAATCTAATGAATTGGTGGAAATTGGTAGGAAACTTGTCCAAAAGTGTAAGGGTTTGCCGCTCGCTGTAAAGACTTTAGCTAGtcttttgtattataaaaaaacttttgatGAATGGCAAAATATCTTAGACAGTGAAATTTGGGAAATAGAAAGGGTAGAACAAGAGGTTTTTCGACCTTTACTATTAAGTTATTGTGATTTGCCCTGTACTTAG
- the LOC123219011 gene encoding putative disease resistance RPP13-like protein 1, protein MEVASVGELELASTYDRVRHSMIKIQEGASFPSSIYTRNTFLRSLEVDCNYHTNPKIVLSKLVDQLAYLRSLSLTDCSIEEIPVEIKGLIHLRYLDLSQNYNIKKLPETLCELHNLQTLDIRGCSGLRELPQGMGNLINMRRLLNWGTSISYMPKGLERLTGLRRLGEFVISDGSYGSKACSIECLRNFKGLQYLDIKGFGNLTDAAKVKGIELINKKNLRDLIVDFEGSNNEGHDYEELLEALQPPPNLGELSLRNYKGNTMFPNWMVSLSKLRKLTLWDCINCEHLPPLGKLSSLENLFIWGMKRVKRVGNEFLGIENDTTSASSSVIAFPNLKYLCFIDMEDWEEWNYDITKREDGDITVMLSLETLEIDDWPKLTSLPNHLRQMSTLKKDFHNCTLLDEHRTDNSSSSSASHQLQQ, encoded by the coding sequence ATGGAGGTTGCTAGTGTTGGGGAGCTAGAATTGGCCTCTACTTATGATAGAGTTAGACATTCAATGATAAAGATTCAAGAAGGGGCCTCATTTCCTAGCTCCATATATACTAGAAATACTTTTCTACGTAGCCTTGAGGTTGATTGTAATTACCATACTAACCCTAAGATAGTTTTGTCCAAATTAGTTGATCAGTTGGCATATTTAAGGTCACTATCTTTGACAGATTGCTCCATTGAAGAAATTCCTGTAGAAATAAAAGGGTTAATACACTTGAGGTATCTTGATTTGTCACaaaactataatataaaaaaattgccCGAAACATTGTGTGAGTTACACAATCTACAGACCTTAGACATTAGGGGGTGTAGTGGTCTCAGAGAACTACCTCAAGGGATGggaaatttaattaacatgAGACGTTTGTTGAATTGGGGAACTAGTATAAGTTACATGCCAAAAGGTTTAGAACGATTGACTGGTCTACGAAGATTAGGAGAATTTGTGATAAGTGATGGCAGTTATGGTAGTAAAGCATGTTCCATTGAATGTCTTAGAAACTTCAAAGGCCTCCAATATCTTGATATAAAAGGCTTTGGAAACTTGACAGATGCAGCTAAGGTCAAGGGAATAGAATTAATCAATAAGAAAAACCTGCGTGATTTGATTGTAGACTTTGAGGGGAGTAACAATGAGGGGCATGATTATGAAGAACTTCTTGAAGCGTTGCAACCACCCCCAAATTTAGGGGAGCTATCGCTGCGAAATTATAAAGGCAACACTATGTTCCCTAATTGGATGGTGTCATTAAGCAAATTGAGAAAGTTAACTTTGTGGGATTGTATAAACTGTGAGCACTTGCCTCCTCTGGGTAAGTTATCATCCCTTGAAAATCTTTTCATATGGGGAATGAAGAGAGTGAAAAGAGTGGGTAATGAGTTTTTGGGAATAGAGAATGATACCACATCAGCATCTTCATCAGTAATTGCTTTTCCAAACTTAAAATATCTATGTTTTATTGATATGGAAGACTGGGAAGAGTGGAATTACGATATTACGAAGAGAGAAGACGGAGATATTACAGTCATGCTATCTCTTGAGACCTTGGAAATTGATGACTGGCCCAAATTGACATCACTGCCTAACCATCTTCGTCAGATGTCAACGTTGAAGAAGGACTTTCATAATTGTACTCTTCTCGACGAACACAGAACCGAtaactcatcatcatcttcagcAAGCCATCAACTGCAACAATGA